A section of the Paenibacillus odorifer genome encodes:
- a CDS encoding AraC family transcriptional regulator → MSKELLERKEELARLIEHHSCQDGVYETAIPSLFVIRNSNVTEPVYRVYKPSLCFIAQGTKEIILAKDRFEYGPANYLISSMNLPVIGQIIKASPNAPYLSFKLEFTQSQILKVLNDSEFKLAPKENAKRAMYVGQIELSLLDAILRLVRLLDDPKDIPFLAPIYTDEILYRLLQGPYGVTLAQIAMEGSSTYRIREAIEQIIEKCDKPLRIEELAETASMSISSFHRHFKEVTAMSPIQFQKHLRLQEARRLLLSESADAADVAFRVGYESASQFSREYSRMFGSPPRADIKRLKEDMLIG, encoded by the coding sequence ATGTCTAAAGAATTACTAGAGCGGAAAGAAGAACTCGCCAGATTGATCGAACATCATTCGTGCCAGGATGGAGTATATGAGACCGCTATCCCCTCATTGTTTGTGATTCGTAACTCCAACGTGACTGAGCCAGTATACAGAGTATACAAACCTTCTTTATGTTTCATTGCGCAAGGAACAAAGGAGATCATACTGGCCAAGGACCGTTTTGAGTATGGTCCCGCAAATTATCTAATATCATCAATGAATTTACCGGTTATCGGTCAGATTATAAAAGCTTCTCCCAATGCACCCTATTTAAGCTTTAAGCTAGAATTTACGCAGAGTCAGATATTGAAGGTACTAAATGATTCCGAATTTAAACTCGCTCCGAAAGAAAATGCTAAGCGAGCTATGTATGTCGGGCAGATAGAGTTATCACTATTGGATGCGATCCTGAGATTGGTACGTTTGCTGGATGATCCCAAGGACATTCCGTTTTTGGCTCCGATTTATACTGATGAAATTCTATACCGGCTTCTGCAGGGACCATATGGAGTTACACTCGCTCAAATTGCGATGGAAGGTAGCAGCACCTACCGCATTCGGGAGGCCATCGAACAGATTATCGAGAAATGTGATAAACCTTTGCGCATTGAAGAGCTTGCTGAAACAGCCAGTATGAGCATTTCTTCGTTCCATAGACACTTCAAAGAGGTAACTGCTATGAGTCCTATACAGTTTCAAAAGCATCTGCGCTTACAGGAAGCTCGCCGCCTTTTATTATCTGAATCAGCGGATGCAGCGGATGTCGCGTTTCGCGTTGGCTATGAAAGTGCATCACAATTCAGCCGCGAATATTCACGGATGTTCGGTTCACCACCTAGAGCAGACATCAAGCGTTTGAAGGAAGATATGCTCATTGGATAA
- a CDS encoding NAD(P)H-binding protein — translation MSNVLILGANGGIARHAIDLFLNETDAQLTLYLRNSDRLSYITSSRARVVEGDVMDSEQLKEAMIGQDVVYANLAGNLEGMSRSIVEAMNTTGLKRLIFISSMGIYDEVPGEKYSSILDPYRKSVEII, via the coding sequence TTGAGCAATGTTTTGATCTTAGGCGCTAACGGTGGAATTGCTCGTCATGCGATTGATTTATTCTTGAACGAAACCGATGCTCAGTTAACTCTATATCTTCGCAACTCGGACAGATTAAGCTATATAACATCCAGCCGTGCTCGAGTAGTTGAAGGGGACGTTATGGATAGTGAGCAATTAAAAGAAGCGATGATCGGGCAAGATGTTGTTTATGCCAATCTGGCTGGTAATTTGGAAGGAATGTCTAGATCTATCGTAGAGGCAATGAATACAACTGGTCTTAAACGTTTGATTTTTATAAGCTCAATGGGCATTTACGATGAAGTTCCCGGAGAGAAGTACAGCAGTATATTGGATCCATATCGAAAATCAGTAGAAATCATTTGA
- a CDS encoding aldo/keto reductase, which translates to MEYIKLGRTGLDVSRICLGCMSYGVPERGMAPWSLNEEQSRPFIKRALELGINFFDTANVYSDGTSEEIVGRALKEFSRRDEVVIATKVFFRMHQGPNGAGLSRKAIMTEIDNSLRRLGTDYVDLYQIHRWDNDTPIEETMEALHDVVKAGKVRYIGASSMYAWQFLQAQHVAERNGWTKFVSMQNYLNLLYREEEREMLPLCREEGIGVIPWSPLAKGRLTRDWNEQTARSEIDEVGKAFYAKMAEADRKVVEVVAEIAAKRGIPRAQVALAWVLQKKPVTSPIIGATKPNHLEDAVAALLVTLEPSDIARLEEPYVPHPVIGNLS; encoded by the coding sequence ATGGAATATATAAAACTTGGACGTACTGGTTTGGACGTATCTAGAATTTGTCTTGGCTGTATGAGTTACGGAGTACCTGAACGTGGAATGGCTCCGTGGTCGCTGAATGAGGAGCAGAGCAGACCTTTTATTAAAAGAGCACTGGAGCTTGGGATCAACTTCTTTGATACGGCTAATGTATACTCTGACGGAACTAGCGAAGAAATTGTCGGACGTGCCTTAAAAGAATTCTCTCGCCGGGATGAGGTAGTCATTGCGACAAAGGTGTTTTTCCGGATGCATCAGGGACCAAATGGGGCAGGACTTTCACGCAAAGCGATTATGACCGAAATAGACAACAGTCTAAGACGGCTGGGCACGGATTATGTGGACCTATACCAGATTCATCGTTGGGATAATGACACTCCTATCGAAGAGACCATGGAGGCACTCCATGACGTAGTAAAGGCAGGGAAAGTTAGATATATAGGAGCGTCCTCTATGTATGCATGGCAGTTCTTGCAGGCGCAGCATGTTGCTGAGCGAAATGGTTGGACTAAATTTGTCTCTATGCAAAATTACTTGAATCTACTCTACAGGGAAGAAGAACGGGAAATGTTGCCTCTTTGCCGGGAAGAAGGAATCGGTGTGATCCCATGGAGTCCGCTTGCTAAAGGCCGACTAACCCGTGATTGGAATGAACAAACAGCTCGTTCAGAGATAGACGAAGTCGGAAAGGCATTTTATGCAAAAATGGCTGAAGCTGACCGCAAGGTTGTTGAGGTAGTTGCCGAAATTGCGGCTAAGCGGGGGATTCCACGTGCACAAGTAGCGCTTGCTTGGGTTCTGCAAAAAAAGCCAGTAACATCGCCTATCATTGGTGCAACCAAACCTAATCATCTGGAGGACGCCGTTGCAGCGTTATTAGTGACGCTGGAGCCAAGTGATATAGCGAGACTAGAAGAGCCTTATGTGCCACACCCAGTTATAGGAAATCTAAGCTAG